Proteins encoded by one window of Actinocorallia herbida:
- a CDS encoding DUF6011 domain-containing protein — MTTTTTTTVKCERCHRPLTDPKRAALGIGRHCARIRRQEAATLAFKPAQVEKARELIEQRAIVPLRGRRVFAVIASNGVDRYLTAPHACNCPAGLKAKHTCYHRVAAVLLAA, encoded by the coding sequence ATGACCACCACCACGACCACCACGGTCAAGTGCGAGCGCTGCCACCGCCCCCTCACCGACCCCAAGCGCGCCGCCCTCGGCATCGGACGCCACTGCGCCCGCATCCGCCGCCAGGAAGCCGCCACCCTCGCCTTCAAGCCCGCCCAGGTCGAGAAGGCCCGCGAGCTCATCGAGCAGCGCGCCATCGTTCCCCTCCGCGGCCGCCGCGTCTTCGCCGTCATCGCCTCCAACGGCGTCGACCGCTACCTCACCGCCCCCCATGCCTGCAACTGCCCGGCCGGGCTCAAGGCCAAGCACACCTGCTACCACCGCGTCGCTGCCGTCCTCCTCGCTGCCTGA
- a CDS encoding DUF3846 domain-containing protein, whose protein sequence is MHALLIALDGTVSELDLPKNDNLDVLVKATGGRLVDVVQLTTQIDMWIDDEGVFTSEPNRTATALAKSFGFVHQDYYGPVVLAGFSRSGDTVNLTADQAAALRTRLADLQV, encoded by the coding sequence ATGCACGCGCTGCTCATCGCCCTCGACGGCACCGTCTCCGAACTCGACCTCCCCAAGAACGACAACCTCGACGTCCTCGTCAAGGCGACCGGCGGCCGCCTCGTCGACGTCGTCCAGCTCACCACCCAGATCGACATGTGGATCGACGACGAGGGCGTCTTCACCTCCGAGCCGAACCGCACGGCGACCGCGCTGGCCAAGTCCTTCGGATTCGTCCACCAGGACTACTACGGCCCCGTGGTCCTCGCCGGATTCAGCCGAAGCGGCGACACGGTGAACCTCACCGCCGACCAAGCCGCCGCCCTCCGCACCCGCCTCGCCGACCTCCAGGTCTGA